The following proteins are encoded in a genomic region of Cataglyphis hispanica isolate Lineage 1 chromosome 1, ULB_Chis1_1.0, whole genome shotgun sequence:
- the LOC126850206 gene encoding mitochondrial import inner membrane translocase subunit TIM50-C-like, protein MAFATRSLRVLCKIYNANAGTTYCTLRRPFSRISLVQLAQKYRYSTETTDRPKITSNLTNIQSSINETESLGQETIAQKKQNEQAEDEEEKANRERSKKMMNYGFAAFGVVMSIGFTYLIYELGRPNHDEHGNVIEDEFSNLPFFEQIYKRVKKELNYYTRLVQEPSREKLLPDPLKYPYIQPPYTLVLEMTDVLVHPDWTYQTGWRFKKRPGVDQFLEAVSPPQFEIVIYTAEQGMTVFPILDALDPNGYIMYRLVRDATRFVDGHHVKDLGALNRDLSKVIVIDWNDKSVKLHPENAFKLPRWTGNDDDTTLYDLAAFLKTILTSNVQDVRDVLNYYRQFDNPLEAFKENRRKLLIQIEEEQKAQQDSNKVLTSRWKPSFLRNR, encoded by the exons atggCATTTGCGACGCGAAGTCTGCGagttttgtgtaaaatatacaatgcaAATGCGGGAACAACGTATTGCACCTTACGACGACCATTTAGCCGTATATCGCTTGTTCAATTGGCACAAAAATATCGTTACAGTACCGAAA caaCAGATCGTCCAAAGATCACTAGTAATCTAACAAATATACAATCATCGATAAATGAAACTGAATCATTGGGACAAGAAACAATAGCTCaaaaaaaacagaatgaaCAAGCGGAAGATGAAGAGGAGAAAGCAAATCGTGAGCGATCGAAGAAAATGATGAATTATGGATTTGCAGCCTTTGGTGTAGTCATGAGTATTGGCTTCACTTATCTAATATATGAATTAGGAAGACCTAATCATGATGAACATGGGAATGTCATCGAAGATGAATTTTCcaatttaccattttttgaaCAGATTTATAAGAGGGTCAAGAAAGAGctcaattattatacaaga CTGGTACAGGAACCCagcagagaaaaattattacctgATCCATTAAAATATCCATATATTCAGCCACCATATACTCTAGTTTTGGAGATGACAGATGTTCTTGTGCATCCAGATTGGACA tATCAAACGGGATGGAGATTTAAAAAACGGCCTGGAGTGGATCAGTTTTTAGAAGCAGTATCACCACCACAATTTGAAATTGTGATTTATACAGCCGAGCAAGGAATG aCGGTATTCCCCATTTTGGATGCACTAGATCCAAATGGATACATAATGTACAGATTAGTTAGAGATGCAACGCGTTTTGTAGATGGACATCACGTTAAAGATCTGGGAGCTCTTAATCGCGATCTTAGTAAA GTTATTGTCATCGATTGGAATGATAAAAGTGTGAAGTTACATCcagaaaatgcatttaaactTCCTCGATGGACGGGCAATGATGATGATACTACACTATATGATTTAGCAGCATTCCTGAAAA CAATATTAACATCAAATGTGCAAGATGTGCGAGAtgttctaaattattatagacagTTTGATAATCCATTGGAAGCGTTTAAAGAAAATAGACGGAAATTATTG atACAAATAGAGGAAGAACAAAAGGCACAACAAGATAGCAACAAAGTACTTACTTCGAGATGGAAACCATCTTTCCTACGGAACCGCTAG
- the LOC126848776 gene encoding uncharacterized protein LOC126848776, protein MSKQELKSKGFKRAESNLLNKFSTTFLKNYPHHVMPGYNLNKSSYIEEWNEENAMGLYQEFPYNCDLPKPLLPPARLSRTVLSEEDPALQLLTLKNHLKDDMNRIMNYYERHKGEFNVHKKKIKWNRGSSGYNAQIPRYVADVAELLDMDPDPYFEGTYNWYYTGGSLNYVQLNGLDVLLFPFMGDLVAANIVPMKDSIWKPLLQNSAKCKLHGLLYEIRQSENDNTYRILGRHKNQCTIYMLTNSENHLLLNEIHRQASKVPYVSADLSVTDVNYHCTLSAERILSLWDINNMYSINSGPVLENNTTYDAWGCVRFQQMDPNVLIYMDRCCLHYFDIRIAFDRSCLTLCPKCNLENCENLSVEAPSKDNYCRYLGTYHSLLLCDNRSPKHCVRQKWTHQFKDTPLLAAVTNNNEKEIIVLSTQRVGENAIILNTWMGEEESHSFNLPFTPPCIMETLKESQIQGMCLNPYLRNRFELCNTGSTLVTSTKKGEVFHFIQNSIGDIFYQCITHENTLDKYSPINGKSCYALNMWEKALSAQAEPLVPLTFSKKCNMEHIYENFTNKKLCLKSNKKDADDSFEPSWKQSLATLGSYIDLLAPELLAVWEIREEVPVPKTAGFHQKVWNWLESSTSNYPMTQSQDESEYISTFNTQELINISQEQDVIYIENDNMLQ, encoded by the exons atgagtaaacaagaattaaaatcaaaaggaTTTAAGCGCGCTGAAAGCAATTTGCTGAATAAATTCAGTactacatttttgaaaaattatccaCATCATGTAATGCCAGGTTATAACTTAAATAAGTCATCATATATCGAGGAATGGAATGAGGAAAATGCAATGGGGCTCTATCAAGAATTTCCATATAATTGTGATTTACCAAAGCCGTTATTACCACCAGCGAGATTATCAAGAACAG tgCTTAGTGAGGAAGATCCAGCTTTACAACttcttactttaaaaaatcacTTAAAAGATGATATGAACAGGATAATGAATTACTATGAAAGGCATAAGGGAG agtttaatgtacataaaaagaaaataaaatggaacAGAGGAAGTAGTGGATATAATGCACAGATACCCAGATATGTTGCAGATGTAGCAGAATTGCTTGACATGGATCCTGATCCTTATTTCGAAGgg acTTATAACTGGTATTATACTGGTGGATCGTTAAATTATGTTCAGTTAAATGGCTTGGATGTTTTGCTATTTCCATTTATGGGAGATTTAG ttgcTGCAAATATTGTACCCATGAAAGATTCTATATGGAAGCCATTACTGCAAAATTCAGctaaatgtaaattacatggattattatatgaaatcagGCAAAGtgaaaatgataatacat ataGAATTCTGGGAAGGCATAAAAATCAATGCACTATTTATATGCTTACAAATTCTGAGAATCATTTGTTACTTAATGAAATTCATAGACAAGCATCAAAGGTACCATATGTCAGTGCTGATTTGAGTGTAACTGATGTCAATTATCATTGTACACTAAGTGCAGAaagaatattatctttatgggatataaataatat gtATTCTATTAACAGTGGTCctgtattagaaaataatacaacTTATGATGCTTGGGGATGTGTAAGATTTCAGCAAATGGATCCAAATGTTTTGATTTACATGGATAGATGTTGCCTccattattttgatatcaga atTGCTTTTGATCGATCATGTCTTACATTGTGTCCAAAATGTAATTTGGAAAATTGCGAGAATCTCTCGGTCGAGGCGCCaagtaaagataattattgtcGATATTTGGGAACTTATCATTCTCTTTTACTATGTGATAATCGTTCTCCAAAGCACTGTGTACGACAAAAATGGACTCATCAGTTCAAAGATACTCCACTATTGGCAGCTGTAACTAACAA CAATGAAAAGGAAATCATTGTCTTATCAACTCAAAGAGTCGGCGAAaacgcaataattttaaatacttggaTGGGCGAGGAAGAGTctcattcttttaatttacctTTTACACCTCCCTGTATTATGGAAACATTAAAGGAATCTCAAATTCAAGGAATGTGCTTGAATCCATATTTACGAAATAGATTTGAACTGTGTAATACTGGTAGCACATTAGTCACAAGTACAAAAAAAGGAGAAGTGTtccattttattcaaaattcgaTTG GtgacatattttatcaatgtatAACACATGAAAATACATTGGATAAATATTCTCCCATAAATGGCAAATCTTGTTATGCATTAAATATGTGGGAGAAAGCTTTATCAGCTCAAGCTGAACCGTTAGTACCTTTGACATTTTCTAAGAAATGTAACATGGAACATATATACGaaa attttacaaataaaaagctTTGTTTAAAATCCAATAAAAAGGATGCAGATGATTCTTTTGAGCCATCTTGGAAGCAATCATTGGCTACATTAGGATCGTACATTGATTTATTAGCACCTGAACTTCTTGCAGTTTGGGAAATACGTGAAGAAGTACCAGTACCTAAAACTGCAGGATTCCATCAGAAGGTTTGGAACTGGTTGGAATCGTCGACTTCGAATTATCCGATGACTCAATCACAGGACGAGTCTGAATACATATCTACATTTAACACtcaagaattaattaacatttctcAAGAACAAGatgtcatatatattgaaaatgacaatatgttgcaataa
- the LOC126851848 gene encoding pseudouridylate synthase RPUSD4, mitochondrial-like has product MVNAMMLFRSTQNSEFAAAFYTCYRTYCTRMEDVYTPQKKVIHPYRQIHPWKSENEFANSLLKNIIYNADGIVAINKPYGIAVYKKKEKNADLKNYHKIVDAVDYSISDVLPYLAKQLDVPTLIPCMGSEKFMTGLYVFGINDDACQQVEKARRRFQMGKYRKYWAITTRVPSDIKGKYHLGMILQESSLGMKKPVILTKWSNNAVKKNEVQLLNINYKIISNSTHNLSSLIEMEASIKRWHSLRLFASTMLYSPILGDNCHGSRIQEIMGTWIKVNPFAESCWDMPKINRQLLQLLDIKQNQQEIIPTHIHLRNIYLTSFGKQKKDIILEAPLIHPFDWTCKQLMFKHIPELNNDNIQDEVKIASM; this is encoded by the exons atggTGAATGCAATGATGCTATTTAGAAGTACGCAAAACAGTGAGTTCGCGGCGGCATTTTACACGTGTTACAGAACATATTGCACTAGAATGGAGGATGTATATACGCCGCAAAAGAAAGTGATCCATCCGTACCGCCAAATCCATCCATGGAAATCGGAGAACGAATTTGCAAATagtttgttgaaaaatattatttacaatgcaG atggaATAGTTGCAATAAACAAACCATATGGCATAgctgtatataaaaagaaagaaaaaaatgctgatttaaaaaactatcACAAAATTGTAGACGCAGTTGATTATTCTATATCTGATGTTTTGCCATATCTTGCAAAGCAATTAGATGTACCAACCTTAATACCATGCATGGGATCGGAAAA atttatgaCTGGCCTCTATGTTTTTGGAATAAATGACGATGCATGTCAGCAGGTAGAGAAGGCAAGAAGACGATTTCAAATGggtaaatatagaaaatattgggCAATCACGACCAGAGTTCCAAGTGATATCAAAGGAAAATATCATTTGGGAATGATCTTACAAGAATCTTCATTAGGAATGAAAAAG CCTGTTATCTTAACAAAGTGGTCTAATaatgcagtaaaaaaaaatgaagtccaattattaaatataaattataaaattatatccaaTTCGACACACAATTTGAGCTCCCTAATAGAAATGGAAGCATCTATAAAAAGATGGCACTCTCTTAGATTATTTGCTTCTACTATGCTGTACAGTCCGATTCTTGGAGATAATTGTCATGGATCACGAATTCAAGAAATCATGGGTACATGGATAAAAGTCAATCCATTTGCTGAATCATGTTGGGATATGCCAAAAATAAATCGACAACTGCTGCAGTTGCTGGATATAAAGCAAAATCAGCAAGAAATTATTCCCACTCATATAcacttaagaaatatatatttaacctCTTTTGGCAAACAGAAAAaggatataatattagaagCACCTTTAATACATCCTTTTGATTGGACTTGCAAACAACTTATGTTTAAGCACATACCCGAATTAAACAATGACAACATACAAGATGAGGTAAAAATAGCTTCTATGTAA